A section of the Telopea speciosissima isolate NSW1024214 ecotype Mountain lineage chromosome 3, Tspe_v1, whole genome shotgun sequence genome encodes:
- the LOC122654444 gene encoding mitochondrial import receptor subunit TOM5 homolog, translated as MANSVISLEKLKFWKWQPQSEEQWAMNMKLLRATGLFAGSILLMRNFGDLMAV; from the exons ATGGCGAACTCTGTTATTTCCCTGGAGAAGTTAAAGTTCTGGAAATGGCAACCGCAAAGCGAGGAGCAATGGGCCATGAACATG AAACTGTTGCGAGCTACTGGACTTTTTGCTGGATCAATCCTTCTGATGCGCAATTTTGGTGATCTCATGGCCGTTTGA
- the LOC122654440 gene encoding ninja-family protein AFP3 — translation MGEAMRGKPSEIEHLSLPMTGYPIDLLKRFTSVSNRAIEIEAATEDSEEIELNLGLSLGGCFGVDPKEKRQLIRSSSVAGLTTFLREDEAVTPPPVAPLPRTCSLPTETEEERRKRKELQCLRRMEAKRKRSEKQRNFRAGRDRLSLEGSVEEEKRVEDETALKAMDLKGKVEGAVATAALVKEQQQFRVANRLSATGAQQFGVPSWATSPRGAALPHGFDATANEKGSILAAAAMRGYPASTSQGSLGSQGSSSSGISDFEGRQVQGVSSGTEARSPASVQSLSEQVEQKTVISPKATTETAGKLVGGEMDTSEKSKIVGNGVNRLEMGRNVLEQMPCVSTTGDGPNGKRIEGFLYKYRKGEEVRIVCVCHGKFLSPAEFVEHAGGGDVEHPLKHIVVNPSPSFL, via the exons ATGGGTGAAGCAATGAGAGGTAAACCCAGTGAAATCGAGCATCTCTCTCTGCCAATGACTGGGTACCCAATAGATCTGTTGAAGAGATTCACGTCTGTGAGTAACCGGGCGATCGAAATTGAGGCCGCAACGGAAGATAGTGAAGAAATCGAACTGAATCTCGGGCTTTCTTTAGGTGGTTGCTTTGGGGTAGACCCCAAGGAGAAGAGGCAGCTCATACGTTCATCTTCGGTCGCTGGGTTAACAACTTTTTTGCGGGAAGATGAAGCTGTTACTCCACCACCTGTTGCGCCTTTGCCCAGAACTTGTTCGTTGCCTACTGAGACGGAAGAAGAACGGAGGAAACGAAAGGAGTTACAGTGTCTGAGGAGGATGGAGGCGAAGAGGAAGAGATCAGAAAAACAGAGGAATTTTAGGGCTGGTAGAGATCGACTCTCTTTGGAGGGAAGTGTTGAGGAAGAGAAGCGGGTTGAAGACGAAACTGCTCTAAAGGCCATGGACTTAAAAGGGAAGGTCGAGGGCGCTGTTGCTACTGCTGCTTTGGTCAAAg aacaacagcaatttAGGGTTGCAAATAGATTGTCTGCTACTGGGGCGCAGCAGTTTGGGGTTCCCAGTTGGGCTACATCTCCAAGAGGTGCTGCTCTTCCTCATGGGTTTGATGCCACAGCGAACGAGAAAGGTAGCATCTTAGCTGCTGCTGCTATGAGAGGGTATCCAGCGTCGACATCACAGGGATCGCTAGGATcacagggaagtagttcttctGGGATTTCAGATTTCGAGGGCAGACAGGTTCAAG GAGTTAGCAGTGGCACTGAAGCAAGAAGCCCTGCTAGTGTCCAATCACTATCGGAGCAGGTTGAACAGAAAACTGTAATCAGCCCCAAAGCAACAACTGAGACAGCAGGCAAGTTGGTTGGAGGAGAAATGGATACATCAGAGAAATCTAAGATAGTGGGGAATGGAGTCAATAGATTGGAGATGGGAAGGAATGTGTTGGAACAGATGCCTTGTGTGTCCACAACAGGAGATGGTCCCAATGGGAAGAGAATAGAAGGATTCCTATATAAGTACAGGAAGGGGGAGGAGGTGAGGATAGTTTGTGTGTGTCATGGCAAATTTCTTTCTCCGGCCGAGTTTGTCGAGCATGCCGGTGGTGGTGACGTGGAACACCCTTTAAAACATATAGTTGTCAACCCATCTCCCTCCTTTTTGTAG